The following proteins are co-located in the Sulfurospirillum deleyianum DSM 6946 genome:
- the istB gene encoding IS21-like element helper ATPase IstB produces the protein MALNTHIETLCKELQLSTVNDVHHEMANRAAKEGWKYGEYLYEILKLEANNRAVRSRATLTKMAGFPTIKTLEQFDFNFTVGVNRRQIEELSTLEFIKRNENIILLGHSGVGKTHLAIALAYQAVQKRIKARFITVADLILQMSNAKKEKRYDSFIRQAIMAPALLVIDEIGYFPMSKEDAHHFFQVISKRYERGATIVTSNLVFSQWSGIFANDKVVTTAILDRLLHHSHIINILGDSFRLKEKKDEGIVDSDLYKFKAKNSVKGEEITQGA, from the coding sequence ATGGCATTAAATACACATATCGAAACGTTATGCAAAGAGCTTCAACTCTCAACCGTTAATGACGTTCATCATGAAATGGCTAATCGTGCCGCAAAAGAGGGTTGGAAATATGGTGAATATCTTTATGAGATACTCAAACTCGAAGCAAACAATAGAGCTGTACGCTCTCGTGCTACTTTGACAAAAATGGCAGGATTTCCAACCATTAAAACACTTGAACAGTTTGATTTTAATTTCACAGTTGGTGTAAATAGAAGACAAATTGAGGAGCTCTCAACATTAGAGTTTATCAAGCGAAATGAAAATATCATCCTTCTTGGACACTCTGGTGTTGGGAAAACCCATCTGGCTATTGCACTGGCGTATCAAGCTGTTCAAAAACGTATTAAAGCAAGATTTATCACAGTAGCTGATCTTATTTTGCAGATGAGTAACGCAAAAAAAGAGAAACGCTATGATTCATTTATACGTCAAGCCATTATGGCACCAGCGTTATTAGTCATTGATGAGATTGGCTATTTCCCAATGAGCAAAGAAGATGCTCATCATTTCTTTCAAGTGATCTCTAAACGCTATGAACGTGGTGCAACTATCGTTACATCCAATCTCGTCTTTAGTCAGTGGAGTGGCATCTTTGCCAATGATAAAGTGGTAACGACTGCCATTTTAGATAGATTATTACATCACTCCCATATTATCAATATTCTAGGAGATTCATTTCGTTTAAAAGAGAAAAAAGATGAGGGAATCGTAGATTCAGATTTGTATAAGTTTAAAGCTAAAAATTCGGTGAAAGGAGAAGAAATAACGCAAGGTGCTTAA
- a CDS encoding calcium-binding protein: MLREKKEKSRIKSSLSPFFATSLANQAKTDTATLYALVHLNPFAIQGNLEAYNTINPDDYSGMYLKDRSDMLYYTIHSDKYDTTDVSTYYEDKTLGVVLEKYNASLDKVIFGSDTKDSILSALNDDDDGSGDDHLYGMGGNDDLYGFKGNDYLEGGKGNDRLFGAEGNDTYFYQKGDGKDTIDESGQQYLFSSRQNDPSDKLLFGKGITQEDLIVTVSGNDLIVSFKNSTNDGITLKNWYTKENRIEYFEFSNGTRLDENGIIKLMATDEVDYVKGTENENTITGGGSADRLEGGDNYDTYLAGKGDTISDSDGKGRVSFEGNMLGGGVFNKNTGAYEGDGGSYNLSGGVLTFTNGAGTITIENYSKSDNSLGIHLEDKDDDDILPETSAGEGHNENFSSPLVLDLNGNGTTSTFIEKTQTYFDMNGDGFKERTSWSESSDGLLTLDLNNDGVVTNGAELFGNNTKLANGTLAKDGFAALSQYDLNHDNIIDTKDSIYAHLKVWMDTNSDGISTSDELKTLQELNITSINLNAKETSTSEAYNTISETSTFTQNGQTKTINDVWFYQNKSDTTYDYTTPIKESVAALPTIEGSGRVKDLRDAMNDDTVLEAKVTNLLTNASSMSFSNFSSAFKDMVARWSGADTISATATRGTQSILNHNYANASAIYVKEVYAYARDVAILEAFAGKSFSMVADGVTTTDVIGTEASVAMNEAYKELQYSQMIAFLSDALYGESLSKDELITNLQTTLTTTPSDTLSTLLLSTMVYRYGLDTLEGFNDTLLSNTTFKTALGTNGISYSINALGEVVGNFYLFTCKHFTTLKSLHVRNQIQHKGANDGAEIMVA; this comes from the coding sequence ATGTTGAGAGAAAAAAAAGAAAAAAGTAGGATAAAAAGTAGCCTGTCCCCTTTTTTTGCCACTTCCCTCGCCAATCAAGCAAAAACAGACACGGCCACCCTCTACGCCCTCGTTCACTTAAACCCATTTGCCATCCAAGGAAACCTAGAAGCCTACAATACCATCAACCCTGATGACTACTCTGGCATGTACCTCAAAGATCGAAGTGATATGCTTTATTACACAATCCACTCTGATAAGTATGATACAACTGATGTATCTACCTATTATGAAGATAAAACTTTAGGTGTTGTACTAGAAAAATACAATGCCTCTTTGGATAAAGTCATTTTTGGTTCAGATACAAAAGATTCTATTCTGTCAGCTTTAAATGACGATGATGATGGCAGTGGAGATGATCATCTCTATGGTATGGGTGGTAATGATGATCTCTATGGATTTAAGGGGAATGATTATTTAGAAGGTGGAAAAGGTAACGATAGACTCTTTGGTGCTGAAGGTAATGACACCTACTTCTATCAAAAAGGTGATGGAAAAGATACGATAGATGAGAGTGGGCAACAGTATTTATTTTCTTCAAGACAAAATGATCCATCCGATAAACTCCTCTTTGGCAAAGGTATCACACAAGAAGACCTAATCGTCACAGTAAGTGGCAATGACCTTATCGTTAGTTTTAAAAACAGTACGAATGATGGTATCACTCTTAAAAACTGGTATACCAAGGAAAACAGAATTGAATACTTTGAATTTAGCAATGGAACTCGTTTGGATGAAAATGGCATCATTAAACTCATGGCAACCGATGAAGTAGACTACGTTAAAGGAACTGAGAATGAAAATACTATCACTGGAGGAGGAAGTGCCGACCGTTTAGAAGGAGGCGATAACTACGATACCTACCTAGCAGGTAAGGGTGATACTATCAGTGATAGTGATGGAAAAGGACGTGTCAGTTTTGAAGGAAATATGCTCGGCGGTGGAGTGTTTAATAAAAACACTGGAGCCTATGAAGGTGATGGCGGAAGTTATAACTTAAGTGGAGGTGTTCTAACCTTTACCAATGGAGCAGGTACGATCACTATAGAAAACTATTCCAAATCTGATAACTCCTTAGGCATTCATTTGGAAGATAAAGATGATGATGACATTCTCCCAGAAACCTCGGCAGGGGAAGGACATAACGAGAACTTTTCCTCCCCACTCGTGCTAGATCTAAATGGAAATGGAACCACTTCTACCTTTATTGAAAAGACGCAAACCTACTTTGATATGAATGGTGATGGTTTTAAAGAGCGAACATCATGGAGTGAAAGTAGTGATGGCCTCTTAACCCTAGATTTAAACAATGATGGTGTTGTTACTAACGGAGCTGAACTTTTTGGAAATAACACGAAACTAGCAAATGGTACCTTAGCTAAAGATGGCTTTGCAGCCCTAAGCCAATACGATCTAAATCATGATAATATCATAGATACCAAAGATAGCATTTACGCGCATCTTAAAGTCTGGATGGACACCAACAGCGATGGTATCAGTACCTCAGATGAACTTAAAACACTTCAAGAACTAAACATCACTTCTATTAACCTCAATGCAAAAGAGACTTCCACTTCAGAAGCTTACAATACCATCAGTGAGACTTCCACTTTTACTCAAAATGGACAAACAAAAACTATCAATGATGTATGGTTCTACCAAAACAAATCCGATACCACCTATGACTACACCACACCCATCAAAGAAAGCGTTGCGGCACTTCCAACCATCGAAGGCAGTGGCAGAGTCAAAGACCTAAGAGATGCTATGAATGATGACACTGTTCTAGAAGCCAAAGTCACCAACCTTCTTACCAATGCCTCTTCCATGAGTTTTTCAAATTTTAGTAGTGCGTTTAAAGATATGGTAGCACGTTGGAGTGGAGCTGATACCATCAGTGCCACTGCCACTAGAGGGACACAGTCTATCTTAAACCATAACTATGCGAATGCTTCTGCCATTTATGTCAAAGAAGTCTATGCCTATGCCAGAGATGTTGCCATCTTAGAAGCCTTTGCAGGAAAAAGCTTTAGTATGGTTGCCGATGGTGTAACAACAACCGATGTCATAGGAACTGAAGCCAGTGTGGCGATGAATGAAGCTTACAAAGAGCTTCAATACTCCCAAATGATAGCCTTCCTCAGTGATGCCCTGTACGGTGAATCTTTAAGTAAAGATGAACTCATCACCAATCTTCAAACCACACTTACCACTACACCGAGTGACACACTTTCCACCTTACTGCTCTCCACCATGGTCTATCGTTATGGGTTAGATACTTTAGAGGGTTTTAATGACACACTACTTTCAAATACAACCTTTAAAACAGCGCTTGGTACCAATGGCATTAGTTATAGCATCAACGCTTTGGGGGAAGTGGTGGGGAACTTTTACCTTTTTACATGTAAACATTTTACAACACTAAAATCTTTACATGTAAGAAATCAAATTCAACACAAAGGGGCAAATGATGGGGCAGAAATCATGGTGGCGTGA
- a CDS encoding DUF5625 family protein: MLKIGVITMALLSFLNAGWLGNLFDNTPTPYYTMPIDLSKTGNVAETDIRIDKEYRTGIALNYDFRRQKNKMTRNEYNNIKVFFGNSYTSGTAIPVKLKIEKIMDKNETTILNDIIIVDNNGGHELHSSLIKEIALSQGKYRIKVETTEDFSELSDLSVLVEIYYIRAPK, from the coding sequence ATGCTAAAAATAGGAGTAATCACCATGGCACTACTTAGTTTCTTAAATGCTGGATGGTTGGGTAACCTCTTTGATAATACGCCCACGCCTTATTACACAATGCCTATTGATTTGAGTAAAACGGGAAATGTTGCTGAAACAGATATTAGGATTGATAAAGAGTATCGAACTGGAATTGCTTTAAATTATGATTTTCGGAGACAAAAAAATAAAATGACTCGAAATGAATATAACAATATTAAAGTTTTTTTTGGTAATTCATATACCTCAGGAACAGCTATACCCGTAAAACTCAAAATTGAAAAAATAATGGATAAGAATGAAACGACAATATTGAATGACATTATTATTGTAGATAATAATGGTGGTCATGAGCTTCATTCAAGTTTAATAAAAGAAATTGCACTTTCGCAAGGAAAATACCGTATAAAGGTTGAAACAACCGAAGATTTTTCTGAACTTTCAGATCTCTCTGTATTAGTTGAAATTTACTATATTCGCGCACCAAAATAA
- a CDS encoding POTRA domain-containing protein — protein sequence MPFRIISTLLLFCFFGNKYAIFADSFTEAIQQREQFEKQKEVFEKLEKRQDETIIRYDVKKPELLPLKDEPCFEIKAIKDEGITLLRESEKEFFYRPYIGKCTTLTELSNLAKQLSALYLEKGYITSQVYLKPQNISQGEVTLFALEGKIKSISPDERSINNAFMGQVGDYCQAKRRSRQFLM from the coding sequence ATGCCTTTTCGTATTATTTCTACCCTTCTTCTTTTTTGTTTCTTTGGAAACAAATATGCAATTTTTGCAGATTCATTTACCGAGGCAATCCAACAGCGTGAGCAATTTGAAAAACAAAAAGAGGTTTTTGAAAAGCTTGAGAAGCGTCAAGATGAAACTATCATACGCTATGATGTGAAAAAACCTGAATTACTTCCTTTAAAAGATGAGCCATGCTTTGAGATAAAAGCTATTAAAGATGAGGGCATTACCCTCCTTCGTGAGAGCGAAAAAGAGTTTTTTTACCGCCCATACATTGGAAAATGCACAACACTTACAGAACTTTCAAATTTAGCCAAACAGTTAAGTGCGCTCTATCTTGAAAAGGGTTACATCACCTCTCAAGTTTATCTTAAACCTCAAAACATCTCTCAAGGCGAAGTGACACTCTTTGCACTGGAAGGGAAAATAAAGTCCATCTCCCCCGATGAGCGTTCCATTAACAATGCTTTTATGGGACAAGTGGGTGATTATTGTCAAGCGAAGCGCAGAAGTCGTCAGTTTTTAATGTAA
- a CDS encoding transposase: MRDMQRSFTQEQIESYTEQFSLYTKVLSQKRGDTHKIYSLHEPYIYAMAKGKDHKSYEFGVKASIATTYTHGIVVGAVAHETNEHDSKTLKAVLAHASTHRHTPIEKATCDGGYRGVKEVNTTHICIPEIHLKRDTKEEKEQKRKQFRRRAAVEPTIGHLKHNHKMARNYLKGFIGDQINLLMAACAWNLKKWMNIFIHALFLAKDYRQVMVSTQYIKLYWNLWLWLWLTQRESRL, from the coding sequence ATGCGTGATATGCAAAGAAGCTTTACACAAGAACAAATAGAATCCTACACTGAACAATTTTCACTTTACACAAAGGTACTTTCCCAAAAAAGAGGCGATACCCATAAGATTTACTCCTTGCATGAACCTTATATTTATGCCATGGCAAAAGGGAAAGATCATAAAAGTTATGAATTTGGTGTTAAGGCTTCTATTGCCACCACCTATACCCATGGGATTGTGGTAGGAGCCGTTGCCCATGAAACCAATGAGCATGACTCTAAAACATTGAAGGCTGTCCTCGCCCATGCATCCACACACAGACACACACCTATTGAAAAGGCAACTTGTGATGGAGGATACCGTGGTGTCAAAGAGGTCAACACCACACACATTTGCATCCCAGAGATTCATTTAAAACGTGACACGAAAGAAGAAAAAGAACAAAAGAGAAAACAGTTTAGACGCAGAGCGGCAGTGGAGCCTACCATTGGACATCTCAAACATAACCACAAGATGGCACGAAACTATCTCAAAGGCTTTATCGGGGATCAAATCAATTTACTAATGGCTGCATGTGCTTGGAATCTGAAAAAATGGATGAATATCTTCATCCATGCTCTTTTTTTAGCAAAAGATTACAGGCAAGTTATGGTTAGTACCCAGTATATTAAACTCTATTGGAATCTGTGGCTTTGGCTTTGGTTGACTCAAAGAGAAAGCAGGCTATAA
- a CDS encoding hemagglutinin repeat-containing protein, producing MTVRTTTNDASFKGATVQTDDTLNVKVGGDLSVESQRDSSSSNSKGFNVSVSASLGNDKDYTSSSRAQQNALNNTVGARVGDGLGSTGASYGANAGTTQSKQTVLTSLTGDKVNIEVENNTHIKGALIAAGETNEQGAFEDNGNLNLTTDTLTFANSTNSQYNSSNAYSVGTNIGYGDTKDAKPTTNESGTHINSSSLSLSNQMGYSSSKTLATVGEGALHVNDTDNSDELTRLNRDTTKVNKELYSGSTGTSVTAMLDHRLLTEDGRKLIAQDFVKTGMLLDTINQVVSNQTVGLSEFGAELRKREITYETVKERIAQDKDLAAALNSPAYTDEQKKAITNGITCQGRS from the coding sequence ATGACGGTTCGCACCACCACAAACGATGCTTCCTTTAAAGGAGCCACCGTTCAAACAGACGATACCTTGAATGTTAAAGTAGGCGGAGACCTTAGTGTTGAGTCTCAACGAGATAGTAGCTCCTCTAACTCCAAAGGGTTTAATGTGAGTGTCAGTGCCTCTTTAGGGAATGATAAAGACTACACCAGTAGTTCACGTGCACAACAAAATGCACTTAACAACACGGTAGGTGCTAGAGTAGGAGATGGACTTGGCAGTACAGGGGCAAGTTACGGTGCCAATGCAGGAACCACTCAAAGTAAACAAACCGTACTGACCTCTCTTACAGGCGATAAAGTTAATATCGAAGTTGAAAACAACACCCACATCAAAGGTGCACTCATCGCAGCAGGAGAGACCAATGAACAAGGAGCGTTTGAAGACAATGGAAATCTTAACTTAACAACAGATACCTTAACCTTCGCCAACTCTACCAATTCTCAGTACAACTCAAGCAACGCTTACAGTGTGGGAACAAACATAGGTTATGGTGATACTAAAGATGCCAAACCAACTACCAATGAAAGTGGTACACATATTAACTCCTCATCTTTATCACTTTCTAACCAAATGGGCTACTCCAGCTCTAAAACCTTAGCAACGGTAGGTGAAGGTGCTTTACATGTAAACGATACAGACAACTCCGATGAGCTTACTAGACTTAACCGTGATACCACAAAAGTCAATAAAGAGCTTTACTCTGGCAGTACAGGTACTTCGGTGACTGCTATGTTAGATCATAGGTTGTTAACGGAAGATGGAAGGAAGCTCATAGCTCAAGACTTTGTAAAAACAGGTATGTTGCTTGATACCATCAACCAAGTTGTGAGTAATCAAACCGTAGGTCTCTCTGAATTTGGTGCAGAGCTTAGAAAAAGAGAAATCACTTACGAAACTGTCAAAGAGAGAATTGCACAAGATAAAGACCTAGCTGCAGCGCTTAATTCTCCTGCATACACCGATGAACAAAAAAAAGCAATTACAAACGGCATAACATGTCAAGGGCGGAGTTAA
- a CDS encoding transposase, whose amino-acid sequence MVVRTVILGRNSYGRGKHKLNPLFEDFAKHSRFSIKVCKPYRAKTKGKVERFNHYLRYNFHNGLRVRLGMKHYALTLENANAEVLKWLDTTANRRIHRTTLQVPFELLAQEQLQLRPMPKAYQGIHPKALIESVAKKYTPINSYHDIDKLYIPNRDIQCYDEFIPIVVNIVLPISIYSGSVLWN is encoded by the coding sequence GTGGTGGTGCGAACCGTCATTTTAGGACGTAATAGCTATGGTAGAGGCAAACATAAACTCAACCCACTCTTTGAAGACTTTGCCAAACATTCTCGTTTTAGCATTAAAGTCTGCAAACCATATCGTGCTAAGACCAAAGGAAAAGTGGAGCGGTTTAACCACTATTTGCGGTATAACTTTCACAATGGATTGCGTGTAAGACTGGGGATGAAACATTATGCACTTACTTTGGAAAATGCCAATGCAGAAGTGTTGAAATGGCTCGATACAACAGCCAATCGTCGTATTCATAGAACGACACTGCAAGTGCCATTTGAATTGTTGGCACAGGAGCAGCTGCAACTGCGTCCCATGCCTAAAGCCTATCAAGGAATCCACCCCAAAGCTTTGATTGAAAGTGTAGCTAAAAAATATACACCAATCAATTCATATCATGACATCGATAAACTCTATATTCCAAATCGTGATATTCAATGTTATGATGAGTTCATCCCTATTGTTGTTAATATCGTTCTGCCTATTAGTATTTACAGTGGGAGTGTATTATGGAATTAA
- a CDS encoding glycosyltransferase family 2 protein, which yields MKENKMIHQHLSIVIPFYNPPYEAFKTCLENIRVLDPLEVILVDDCSTDTAIIALAKQSGFTYLKTPYQSGHDGLPFNIGLQHVKGTYVCKVDADDLLLELPATMPYNIHLARINRSVDPTNLTLEELILAPRSIHNGAIITTDIARDVTFSNDHAIFNDVLTLLRLLYRKERFSVHPTMNYIYNDIPNSIQTSKPRHYHRLRHIQTVARFCQLEAVSHEQSEYFLKLAMLNFRYGAKARNMLKTHISSKELA from the coding sequence ATGAAAGAAAATAAAATGATCCATCAGCATTTAAGTATTGTAATACCCTTTTACAATCCACCGTATGAAGCTTTTAAAACATGCCTGGAAAATATTCGTGTTCTTGATCCTTTAGAAGTTATCTTAGTTGATGATTGCTCAACAGATACAGCCATTATTGCTCTTGCAAAACAAAGTGGATTTACCTATCTCAAAACACCTTATCAATCAGGGCATGATGGTTTACCTTTTAACATAGGCTTGCAGCATGTTAAAGGTACCTATGTTTGTAAAGTTGATGCTGATGATCTTCTCTTAGAACTACCTGCTACTATGCCCTATAACATCCATCTTGCAAGAATCAATCGTAGTGTAGATCCAACCAATCTAACGCTTGAAGAACTTATCTTAGCTCCAAGGTCGATTCATAACGGTGCTATTATTACCACGGATATAGCAAGAGATGTAACATTTTCAAACGATCATGCTATTTTTAATGATGTCCTAACACTTCTTCGTCTTTTATACCGTAAAGAGCGCTTTAGTGTACATCCCACAATGAATTATATTTACAATGATATTCCTAATTCTATTCAAACCAGTAAACCAAGACATTACCACCGCTTGCGTCATATTCAAACGGTGGCACGCTTTTGTCAGTTAGAGGCTGTATCGCATGAACAAAGCGAATACTTCCTCAAACTTGCCATGCTCAATTTCCGTTATGGTGCCAAAGCGAGAAATATGTTAAAAACACATATTTCTAGTAAGGAACTAGCATAG
- the istB gene encoding IS21-like element helper ATPase IstB yields MELISSIEELCKELNLSTIGSQYHDIATLAAKENWQYVQFLEELLRNEADSRLGRSTNTLTKLAGFPAIKTLEQFDYTFSVGVNRKQIEELSNLTFVKKHENIILLGESGVGKTHLAIALGYKAVQHRYKVRFTTISELLSSANKAKKEKKYDSFLKSITGPSVLVIDEIGYFNMSKEEANHFFQIISKRYEKSSTIFTSNLVFSKWVQVFAGDKIVTTAILDRVLHHSHIINIQGDSYRLKEKKQTGVLHSEIYKFEAKSSNQSSQNSEVV; encoded by the coding sequence ATGGAATTAATCTCATCCATTGAAGAGCTCTGCAAAGAGCTTAATCTCTCCACGATTGGGAGCCAATACCATGATATAGCAACTTTGGCAGCGAAAGAGAATTGGCAGTATGTTCAGTTCCTTGAGGAGTTGCTACGCAATGAAGCTGATAGCAGATTGGGGCGTTCTACAAATACCTTAACGAAGCTTGCAGGATTTCCTGCTATTAAAACCCTAGAGCAGTTTGATTATACTTTCTCAGTGGGTGTGAACCGAAAACAGATTGAAGAGTTATCCAATCTAACATTTGTAAAAAAACATGAAAATATCATCCTCTTAGGTGAAAGCGGTGTGGGTAAAACCCATCTTGCCATTGCTCTTGGTTATAAAGCTGTACAGCATCGTTACAAGGTTCGATTTACGACTATCAGTGAGCTTTTAAGCAGTGCCAATAAAGCCAAAAAAGAGAAGAAATACGATAGCTTCCTCAAATCCATCACAGGACCATCGGTACTGGTTATTGATGAAATAGGATACTTCAATATGAGTAAAGAGGAAGCCAATCACTTTTTTCAGATTATCTCGAAACGCTATGAAAAAAGCTCTACCATCTTTACATCAAACTTAGTATTCAGTAAATGGGTTCAAGTATTTGCAGGGGATAAAATAGTCACAACAGCCATATTAGACCGAGTGTTGCATCACTCACATATCATCAATATACAAGGAGACAGCTACAGACTTAAAGAAAAAAAACAAACAGGAGTTTTACACTCAGAAATCTATAAGTTTGAAGCTAAATCTTCAAACCAAAGCAGTCAGAATTCAGAGGTGGTTTAA
- a CDS encoding calcium-binding protein, whose amino-acid sequence MYTITVKISDRGTIYHEDGTSATGHMWYSISDGTSTESHGFAPAKDGMPLWEGEIKPDDDENYGSTYYTGTIVIDYNQYIKLQQFGNFENLNGNPFDFSSFYNGLTNSCIDYVWKALNIIGMNPSDFEGQTWPTSNADDADKSLYNYLFGNTSGWSSSNASKGNYDAIYGSNNDDILRGDSNTDAIYGGGGKDDIYGGSLAEKLYGGEGDDFIDGSGGNDTIEGAEGKDTLDGGDGTDTLLGGTGDDNLFGDAGDDTLNGGEDNDTLNGGSGLDTLLGEAGNDTLIGGGGADTLNGGTGSDTLLGGDDYDTYIAGNGDTINDSDGSGRVTFEGGILNGGKWNKDTQTYEGNGGNYNLNDGTLTFTSGAGSVTIENYSKSDESLGIKLEDKDDDEDDPILPPSDTQGYNENFSSPLVLDLNANRTTSTFIAQSETYFDMDGDGFKERTSWSESTDGLLALDKNQDGIINNGSELFGNYTKLTNGTLAKNGFEALSQYDLNKDNIIDNKDSIYAHLKVWSDTNSDGISTSDELKTLQELNISKINLTTTKTIFTCKTFSIQKALHVETKINTKGGKNEAKNKVA is encoded by the coding sequence ATGTACACAATAACAGTAAAAATATCAGATAGAGGAACAATTTATCATGAAGATGGAACATCAGCTACTGGGCACATGTGGTATTCGATTTCAGATGGAACTTCAACTGAATCCCATGGATTTGCTCCTGCAAAAGACGGTATGCCATTATGGGAAGGAGAAATCAAACCAGATGATGATGAAAACTACGGTAGCACGTATTACACAGGGACAATTGTAATTGATTATAATCAGTATATTAAATTGCAACAGTTTGGAAATTTTGAAAATCTTAACGGTAATCCTTTTGATTTTAGCAGTTTCTACAACGGCTTAACCAACAGTTGCATAGATTACGTATGGAAAGCCCTCAATATCATTGGTATGAACCCAAGCGACTTTGAGGGGCAAACATGGCCAACAAGCAACGCCGACGATGCCGACAAATCACTCTATAACTACCTCTTCGGCAACACCTCAGGATGGAGTAGTTCCAATGCAAGTAAAGGCAATTACGACGCCATCTACGGAAGTAACAACGATGATATTTTAAGAGGTGATTCAAACACAGATGCTATCTATGGCGGTGGCGGAAAAGATGACATTTATGGTGGCTCTTTGGCTGAAAAACTCTATGGTGGAGAAGGTGATGACTTCATTGATGGTAGTGGTGGCAACGATACTATAGAAGGTGCCGAAGGGAAAGACACATTAGATGGCGGAGATGGTACAGATACACTATTGGGTGGCACAGGTGATGATAACCTTTTTGGAGATGCTGGTGATGACACTCTAAATGGTGGAGAAGATAATGACACCTTAAATGGAGGTTCAGGGTTAGATACTTTGTTGGGTGAAGCAGGGAATGATACTCTCATTGGTGGTGGTGGAGCTGACACTCTAAACGGAGGAACAGGTTCCGACACCTTACTAGGAGGAGACGACTACGACACCTACATCGCAGGAAATGGTGACACCATCAACGACAGTGATGGAAGTGGAAGAGTAACATTTGAAGGAGGTATCCTAAATGGTGGAAAATGGAACAAAGACACACAAACCTATGAAGGCAATGGCGGAAACTACAACCTCAATGACGGAACACTTACCTTTACTAGTGGAGCTGGAAGTGTCACTATCGAAAACTATTCCAAATCCGATGAAAGTTTAGGTATCAAACTAGAAGATAAAGACGATGATGAAGATGACCCTATCTTGCCTCCATCAGACACCCAAGGATACAATGAAAACTTCTCCTCCCCACTAGTCCTAGACCTAAACGCCAATAGAACAACTTCCACCTTTATAGCCCAGAGTGAAACTTACTTCGATATGGACGGAGATGGCTTTAAAGAGAGAACCAGTTGGAGTGAATCAACAGATGGACTTCTAGCTTTAGATAAAAACCAAGATGGCATCATCAATAATGGAAGTGAACTATTTGGAAACTACACCAAACTAACAAACGGTACTTTAGCTAAAAATGGATTTGAAGCCCTAAGTCAATACGACCTAAACAAAGACAATATCATCGACAATAAAGATAGCATCTACGCTCATCTAAAAGTATGGAGTGACACCAACAGTGATGGCATAAGCACAAGTGATGAGCTAAAAACACTCCAAGAACTAAACATCTCAAAAATCAATCTAACCACCACTAAAACCATCTTTACATGTAAGACTTTTTCAATTCAAAAAGCTTTACATGTAGAGACAAAAATAAACACCAAGGGAGGTAAAAATGAGGCAAAGAACAAGGTGGCATGA
- a CDS encoding DUF5625 family protein, giving the protein MLKIGVITMALLSFLNAGWLGNLFDSTPTPYYKMPIDLSKAGNVTETDIRIDEKYSVYVELYYDYRKQKISGDRYGEIIDKYFGRHKLFPIFPIKLTVLKYEKTGTTMVVDKIYYTNSLGRTYSSREIDEFKLQEGSKYHIKVETVEDYPELAELNVEVVIGYIKAK; this is encoded by the coding sequence ATGCTAAAAATAGGAGTAATCACCATGGCACTACTTAGTTTTTTAAATGCAGGTTGGTTGGGTAATTTGTTTGACTCTACGCCTACACCGTATTATAAGATGCCTATTGATTTGAGTAAAGCAGGGAATGTTACCGAAACGGATATTCGGATTGATGAGAAGTATTCTGTGTATGTAGAGTTGTACTATGACTATAGAAAACAAAAAATAAGTGGAGATAGGTATGGAGAAATTATCGATAAGTATTTTGGAAGACATAAACTATTTCCAATTTTTCCAATTAAACTTACCGTGCTGAAATATGAAAAAACAGGCACAACTATGGTGGTTGATAAAATCTATTATACAAATTCACTCGGAAGAACTTATTCAAGTAGAGAAATTGATGAATTTAAACTTCAAGAAGGTAGTAAATATCACATTAAGGTTGAAACGGTTGAGGATTATCCAGAGTTGGCAGAGTTAAATGTAGAAGTCGTAATCGGCTATATCAAAGCTAAATAA